A window of Castanea sativa cultivar Marrone di Chiusa Pesio chromosome 8, ASM4071231v1 genomic DNA:
TCCCTGACGAGCGTACCTTGTTCCTACGGAATGTCGTCCTTCTATAGACGACATTATCATTTTTCCTAATAAGGGCTCGTCCAAGAAACTTACTGACAAGCGTACCTTGTTCCCACGGAAGGTCGTCCTTCTATAGACGACCTTCTCACGGACGGTTATCCTTACATGGACGTCCTTCTTGTGTGGGATGCATCTTCTCTCCTGGATGGCTCCTTTGGACGAGATGAAGTTGGTCAAATTTATAATTCACCATCAGTACTAATTAATATTTTCGTATgtgttttaataagtattactgtttattaaaaataaaaataaaaaactttttttttggtttaaagtttttttattttattttaaatatagaagagctttccttaaaaagttgaatttaaaaaaaaaaaaacactttgggAAATTTAGTACTATAATACTATTCCCCAGATAATGTTAAAATtataaccaaacaaaatatAGGGTAAAGTTCACCGATGGTGTTAttgatttagaaaataattctaaaaatttttcataaatttttttttgaatttttttatattggtttgtatcaatttaaaaaaaaataaaaatagtttacTAAATTATGTGCACccaatcataatatatatattctgtgggtgtgtgtgtatatatatatatatatgtatatatatatatatatttgtttttaataaataataataaaaaaacccttaaacCGGAAAGTCTAAGGTTCGGATCCGCAGTTACTTTATAAATCCAACGGCTGAAAATCCATGTTACATGTCTCTGTTGTCTCTCTTCTGTCTGTATGTCCTGTCTGACCTTAGCACCATTGGACTCTGAAATATCAAATATCTATCCATCTCTCTCCATCTTAATCCTCTCAATTCTCGCTTCTCAAACCTCAGACCAATCGACATATattcatatatgtatatattcacacatacatatacacatacaaattactatatttaataattgaaattttagtaaatttttgtttttgtttgtttttttgtttgtttgtgctTTTCTTAGGGTTTGAGAATGTCCTCGGTTGAGTTTCTACTCCCAATGTCTCATTCTCACCAAAGTTTCCATTCCAATTCGTATCACAAACTCTACCACTTCCATTACCACCAAATGAGCTTCCTTCGCGCTCAATCTTCTAGGGTTTCCCACCAAAATTCAAACCCAATTTCAACGAAGCTCCACGGGCCACAATTCAGCACCATTGCGACGAAGAGTTGGGAAAGATTGAATCTTTGGGGGGGTTTTGTGAGGAAGAATCGGATTCGAGTCCAGGCGAGTAGTAGTCAGGACAGTGATTCAGCTAGCGGGAAGAGCGAGAGCGAGAGCGGCAATAAGAATTCGGCGAATTCGGGTCCGAATCGGCGGAAGGAGAAGCAAGGAAAAGggaaatggtggtggtggtcctcttcgtcttcgtcttcttcGTCGTCTTCGAAAGGCAATAAGTGGCAGTGGCAACCCATAGTTCAAGCTCAGGAAATTGGGGTTTTGCTCTTGCAATTAGGGATTGTGATTTTCGTTATGAGGTTGCTCCGACCCGGAATTCCTTTGCCGGGTTCGGAGCCCCGGACGCCCACCACTTTTGTCAGTGTGCCGTACAGTGAGTTTTTGAGTAAGATTAATGGCAATCAGGTTCACAAGGTTGAGGTTGATGGGGTTCACATTATGTTCAAGTTGAAGTCTGACCCTGCAACTTCAATTCCAGCTCAGGACATTGAAACTAGTAGTAGTATTAAGTTGCAGGAATCTGAGTCTTTGCTCAGGACTGTGGCGCCCACCAAGAGGGTTGTTTACACCACCACTCGCCCCACCGATATTAAGACCCCGTATGAGAAAATGCTTGAGAATTCCGTGGAGTTTGGCTCCCCTGATAAGCGGTCCGGTGGATTCTTCAACTCTGCAATGGTAATTTTGTTATCTTGCTTTTTAAGGCCAAAATACAATGTTGGTGTTGGTGAGCTAGTCCATCACTTTTTAGTAAAGTGATTGCCTTTTGACCTTGACAAACTAAAAGTGATCACTTTTAACTTCTAACAATCTTAAAGTGATTGCTTTTAGTACCTAATGTGTcactttaattaataaaatcactCACGGGCTAAAGTTTAGGGGCCAATAATGCATTTCTCCCTTTATTTAATggtagataaatattattttgtattaacGGTTATAAATTTGCTGTCTTGACTTTATAAGTTTGTGACATGACCCAACATTAGTCATTATAAGCAGTTCATTGTGCCTGAAGATTAAACTAATGCATTGATTGTGTAAGGTACTAATGTAAGATGGGCAGCAAAGATTGTTGAAGAATAGAAATACTTATCAAAGGTTTCAAACACCAGAAACTCCAATCTTTTTTGTTCACCTAGATTTGATGAAGTTTGAATgctaattttttaaactatctATATTGATGGTATGTCTGCTACTGGTTGTCTATtgtgatttatgtgatacaATTTTTCCTAATGAACACtacagatttttccttttcagaaaaaaagaaagaaaagtaaattaagaaaaaagggAAATCCACCAAATGTTCATTTTTAGATGAAATGATGTTGTAAATTATCCAGAATCATGATGTAACCCTTTCCATGTACACTCCTGGTGTATCTGGGGCATTTGTTTAATGATATTtcgttacttataaaaaaaaaaaaagaagagtaaatTATCCAGAATCATGAAGATGACATGCTTTATGTAACATGAGAAGTTTAGAGAAATTAGTAATATGTAACCCTGCATAAAGAAACTATAAACAAAGTAggtattcttttatatatatatatatatatatatatatatatatatatatatatatatatatatatctgattAAGTTCTAAATGGTTGAATGCAAaactgaaaagaaaatttattgaagTTTTCATTTGAATCTGCAATATGTGTTGTCTGAGAACGAAGTTTTGTATCTTGACTTTGGAGTGTTATTTGCAGATAGCTTTGTTTTATGTTGCTGTGCTTGCAGGGCTTCTTCACCGGTTTCCTGTGAGCTTTTCTCAGGTATGAACTGgcatgcttcttttttcttgtacCTTGATAGTTGCAACTAATGATACATGGTCCTCAGtgaatatatatttgtgaacaGCATACAGCTGGTCAGATTAGGAACCGCAAATCTGGGGGTTCTAGTGGTGCAAAAGCATCTGAACAAGGTGAAACAATCACCTTTGCTGATGTTGCTGGTGTTGATGAGGCCAAGGAGGAGCTAGAAGAAATTGTGGTATGCTAGACACTGCTCGGATTATTATTGTGTCAATATTTCTagggactagaaaatcctaaggcTTCCTGCTCatttattaaatcttttttttgtaaaataataattatcttcccagggcatttgttaacttttatttcttttgctgATGTTTATTTTCCAGGAATTTCTTCGGAATCCAGATAGGTATGTACGACTTGGTGCTCGTCCTCCTAGGGGTGTTCTCCTGGTGAGTTTTATCCAGAGATCAATGATGAATGTAACTGACCTGATTATGAACCTGAAAATTTGAAGTCATGATTGTCTACTAGCAAATCTTTGGTAATAAATTTCTATtgcttaccaaaaaaaaaaaaaaaaatcattagcaATTCATAATCAACTGCAAGCTGGAGCCACTAttctatttctctctccttgAGATGTCCTACACCAGAAGTTACATTATTTATTGGTGCTGTGCAATCTACAGACCCTTCTggttaacatttaaaaaaaaaattatgatatctGATTTGCAATGTAGTGGATGTAAGATTGGCTATATTTCTCTTTAATATGGAGATTTCCTTAGTTCTACCCTCGAATGGTTCTCATCCGCTGTTTGTATGTCAGTGTATGTTGGTAGTTTATGTAATGTTATAGTGGGGAATATATAGCAGATGCCGGTGTCTTACCAGTTGAAATAAGTTTGATGTGTATTTAGTAAGGCTCTGTTTATCTTACAGGTGGGTCTTCCTGGGACAGGTAAGACTCTTCTAGCAAAGGCTGTGGCTGGGGAAGCTGAAGTGCCCTTTATAAGTTGTTCCGCTAGTGAGTTTGTTGAGTTGTATGTTGGCATGGGTGCCTCCCGTGTGAGAGATCTGTTTGCAAGGGCAAAGAAGGAAGCAccatcaataatatttattgaCGAGGTTAGAATCTGGGATTCTCTTAGTGTGgtcattaattttgtttaatctcTGAAGGTAATACATTACCagtcatattttttctttttatgcagATTGATGCTGTAGCAAAAAGTCGTGATGGTAAATATCGTATTGTTAGCAATGATGAGCGAGAGCAGACCTTGAATCAGTTGCTCACTGTAAGCCTCCCTAGACATAGCTTTCAGTCTCTGGAGCATTTTATCTTGGTTGTACTGATGCTGGTCAGTTGGTGTTTGTGAAATTGCATGCAGGAGATGGATGGGTTTGACAGCAACTCTGCTGTGATTGTTCTTGGAGCAACTAATCGCTCAGATGTCCTAGACCCAGCACTTCGCCGACCAGGGAGATTTGATCGTGTGGTTACGGTGTGTATTCTAGTTCTGTCATCTCTATGAATGTCGAAATCCAACATCAAAGCATTTTCTgcttagggtgcgtttgtttcgacagtaaagtAATTCCGAAAAATGTTttcaggaaaggaaaatatttttagatgtttggtggcattttaaaaaatactttggaaaatattttccgatgtttggttgtcatcttgaaaatattatagaaaatgcattttgtatttgttgctcacattttctcagcttccaaacaaatatcatgaacaacaaaacccaaaaaaaaaaaaaactcatcaaattttcttaatacagctcaacaaaacccaaaaataaaaaaagctcatcatcaatttttctcaatacaaatcaacaaaacccaaatcggtcagagaagaacgaagatagagagagagagaggcgactggcgatggcgaaggggaGATCGTGCCGGCGCGGCGCGGCGCGGCgaaggcgaaggcgagatcgtgATCGGCGATGGCGACTGGGTTCGACGAAGAGAGAGGCGAAGGTGCGATCTCGCCGGGACTGGGTTCGGCGACTGGGTTCGCCGAAGAGAGAAGCGAAGGCGCGACTCGCTGGCGTGGGTTGGGGCGCGACtcgctctctctactctctctctctctctctctctctctctctccgtgcTCTGTCTCTCTGAATTTTCTGGAAAATTcctatttgaaggtaaaatagacatgGAATTCATTTTACGGGTGGGGAGGGTTGATTTTACGGTCAACTAGTTtcattttccgtttgaccaaaatttcaggtgttgccaaacacccgcaaatgctgaaaacattttctggAATTGATTTACTGtcaaaacaaacgcacccttagCAGTTGTCTCAGTAATAATGCTCATGTTGTGTCCCTTTTCTTTCTGTAGGTGGAAGCACCCGATAGATCTGGAAGAGAAGCCATATTAAAAGTACATGTTTCCAAGAAAGAACTTCCTCTAGCAGAGGACGTTGACTTTGGTGACATTGCTTCTATGACTACTGGTTTTACTGGGTAATTTCCCTCCTTTCTCCAGTCCATTTAGAAGCTGcatcttcctttttttccaAAATCCTATTTGCAGAAAACATTGGAATGAatcttcattttaaaatttttgttcagGGCTGATCTTGCGAACTTAGTAAATGAAGCTGCTTTGTTGGCTGGAAGACAGAGAAAAGTTGTTGTGGAGAAAGTTGATTTTATTCAAGCAGTGGAAAGATCAATAGCCGTAAGTCTTTCTGTCAATGTGTCTGTATGTATGTTAGGGAGGGTGAGAGAgaatgtttctttctttgttgtgcTTACTCTTCAATAATGTTTATCTGTTTTCCTTTTCATAACCTGAATTGTTATGTAGATTCTTAACAGCTGATTATGATTTCACCGTTTCTCTCCCCCCTTAGTTCCAAGTCAGGTCTTGACATTAGGACTTTTCtctgtgattttttattttttaaaatggtaagTTACACATAAACATGTGGGTTTTGAACACAAACAAGGAGTAACTATCCAATACTCCAAGGGTACAATAATGTGGTACTCACTCCTCTCGCATAATAGTGgatcccactaattaaattcatagtaggacccactattcatgtgagaggagggatctataatattttcttggTGCTGATATTCCAAGCAAGCTCAATTCTGATTCATGTGTTCCTATCAATCTTGGTGCTAATTCCATGCCTTAGGTGTTAATTCCTAGGttctatctattttttatttcattactTGGTGCTGATTCCAAGCAAACACTAGGTGCCAATTCTTAGGTCCTTTACcttgtttttcttcatttgtttcatAAGACCCCATCTTAGAGTCTA
This region includes:
- the LOC142605584 gene encoding ATP-dependent zinc metalloprotease FTSH 9, chloroplastic-like isoform X1, producing MSSVEFLLPMSHSHQSFHSNSYHKLYHFHYHQMSFLRAQSSRVSHQNSNPISTKLHGPQFSTIATKSWERLNLWGGFVRKNRIRVQASSSQDSDSASGKSESESGNKNSANSGPNRRKEKQGKGKWWWWSSSSSSSSSSSKGNKWQWQPIVQAQEIGVLLLQLGIVIFVMRLLRPGIPLPGSEPRTPTTFVSVPYSEFLSKINGNQVHKVEVDGVHIMFKLKSDPATSIPAQDIETSSSIKLQESESLLRTVAPTKRVVYTTTRPTDIKTPYEKMLENSVEFGSPDKRSGGFFNSAMIALFYVAVLAGLLHRFPVSFSQHTAGQIRNRKSGGSSGAKASEQGETITFADVAGVDEAKEELEEIVEFLRNPDRYVRLGARPPRGVLLVGLPGTGKTLLAKAVAGEAEVPFISCSASEFVELYVGMGASRVRDLFARAKKEAPSIIFIDEIDAVAKSRDGKYRIVSNDEREQTLNQLLTEMDGFDSNSAVIVLGATNRSDVLDPALRRPGRFDRVVTVEAPDRSGREAILKVHVSKKELPLAEDVDFGDIASMTTGFTGADLANLVNEAALLAGRQRKVVVEKVDFIQAVERSIAGIEKKTAKLQGSEKGVVARHEAGHAVVGTAVANLLPGQPRVEKLSILPRSGGALGFTYTPPTNEDRYLLFIDELRGRLVTLLGGRAAEEVVYSGRVSTGALDDIRRATDMAYKAVAEYGLNQTIGPVSIATLSNGGMDESGGGVPWGRDQQGHLVDLVQREVKVLLQSALDVALSVVRANPTVLEGLGAHLEGKEKVEGEELQEWLKLVVAPTELKVFIRGKQESYLPLQTGS
- the LOC142605584 gene encoding ATP-dependent zinc metalloprotease FTSH 9, chloroplastic-like isoform X2; this encodes MSSVEFLLPMSHSHQSFHSNSYHKLYHFHYHQMSFLRAQSSRVSHQNSNPISTKLHGPQFSTIATKSWERLNLWGGFVRKNRIRVQASSSQDSDSASGKSESESGNKNSANSGPNRRKEKQGKGKWWWWSSSSSSSSSSSKGNKWQWQPIVQAQEIGVLLLQLGIVIFVMRLLRPGIPLPGSEPRTPTTFVSVPYSEFLSKINGNQVHKVEVDGVHIMFKLKSDPATSIPAQDIETSSSIKLQESESLLRTVAPTKRVVYTTTRPTDIKTPYEKMLENSVEFGSPDKRSGGFFNSAMIALFYVAVLAGLLHRFPVSFSQHTAGQIRNRKSGGSSGAKASEQGETITFADVAGVDEAKEELEEIVEFLRNPDRYVRLGARPPRGVLLVGLPGTGKTLLAKAVAGEAEVPFISCSASEFVELYVGMGASRVRDLFARAKKEAPSIIFIDEIDAVAKSRDGKYRIVSNDEREQTLNQLLTEMDGFDSNSAVIVLGATNRSDVLDPALRRPGRFDRVVTVEAPDRSGREAILKVHVSKKELPLAEDVDFGDIASMTTGFTGADLANLVNEAALLAGRQRKVVVEKVDFIQAVERSIAGIEKKTAKLQGSEKGVVARHEAGHAVVGTAVANLLPGQPRVEKLSILPRSGGALGFTYTPPTNEDRYLLFIDELRGRLVTLLGGRAAEEVVYSGRVSTGALDDIRRATDMAYKAVAEYGLNQTIGPVSIATLSNGGMDESGGGVPWGRDQGHLVDLVQREVKVLLQSALDVALSVVRANPTVLEGLGAHLEGKEKVEGEELQEWLKLVVAPTELKVFIRGKQESYLPLQTGS